A region of Aquarana catesbeiana isolate 2022-GZ linkage group LG08, ASM4218655v1, whole genome shotgun sequence DNA encodes the following proteins:
- the LOC141105164 gene encoding uncharacterized protein has protein sequence MRGVQEFTDEVGMMDAVKEEETSPDISSDGLCGGNRSTWEEDVKVEDNDIGCSPEVNPIPHNTHDRPHHWKRSLDMSNSEGSPHKSPTWTSDGPLISDSADGCGNPSNLKESSLNHKGVHTGENSLSCSECGKCFTQKEHLLSHQRCHVSEHLFSCPVCEKCFTRKASLISHQKNHTAEDPFSCSECGKCFNVKSKLLRHLQIHTGERPFSCLECGKFFSRKEHLLLHQRNHTGERPFSCSECGKSFSHKNILVNHEKVHTGERPHSCSECGKFFSRKEHLLLHQRNHTGERPFSCSECGKSFSHKNALVSHEKVHTGERPHSCSECGKCFTQKGGLIRHQRTHTGERPYSCSECGKCFSDKGNLSQHQRSHTGERPHSCSECGKCFHEKNTLIRHMQIHTGVQRFSCSECGKCFTQKENFLIHQRNHTGERPFSCSECGKSFSGKGGLVKHQRVHTGERPHSCSECGKCFSQKKLLRRHQSVHTGERPYSCSECGKCFTEKEQLLIHQKIHTGERPYSCSECGKCFNRKGYLVQHQRVHTGEQPFSCPECGKCFRFKGSFVSHQRTHTGERPYSCSVCGKCFTGKGNLLQHQRVHIGERLFSCLECGKCFNKKVQLHTHQRIHTGERPFPCSECGKCFTQSGELLRHKMTHTGERPYSCSECGKCFSKKVNLVTHQRIHTGERPFPCSECGKRFPAKGDLLIHQRVHTGERPFSCSECGKCFTLKGNLRTHQRIHTGERPFTCSECGKCFAQKSYLLNHQRTHTGERPFSCLECGQCYSKKSNLLVHQKIHTGERPFTCSECGKCFAEKSYLLIHQRTHTGERPFSCLECGKCYSKKSNLLAHQRNHTGERPFTCSECGKCFTQKSYLLIHQRSHTGERPFSCLECGKCYSKKPTLRAHQRVHTGERAYPCSECGKCFTDKGGLCRHQKTSHR, from the exons ATGAGGGGTGTTCAGGAGTTTACAGACGAGGTTGGGATGATGGACGCAGTTAAAGAGGAAGAAACTTCTCCAGATATCAGCTCAG ATGGACTCTGTGGTGGGAATAGAAGTACATGGGAGGAAGATGTGAAGGTAGAAGATAATGACATTGGATGTTCTCCAGAAGTAAATCCCATTCCTCATAATACACATGACAGACCTCACCATTGGAAGAGATCATTGGATATGTCTAATTCTGAGGGATCTCCTCATAAGTCACCTACTTGGACTTCAGATGGTCCTCTAATATCTGACAGTGCGGATGGATGTGGAAATCCATCTAATCTCAAGGAATCTTCTTTAAACCATAAAGGGGTTCATACAGGAGAgaattcattgtcatgttcagagtgcgggaaatgttttactcagAAGGAACATCTTCTAAGCCACCAGAGATGTCATGTTAGTGAACATCTTTTTTCCTGTCCAGTGTGCGAAAAATGTTTCACTCGGAAAGCAAGTCTTATTTCACATCAGAAAAATCACACAGCAGAAgatcctttttcatgttcagagtgcgggaaatgttttaatgTGAAAAGCAAACTTCTTAGACACCTTCAAATTCACACGGGGGAGAGACCTTtctcatgtttagagtgcgggaaattttTCAGTCGAAAAGAACACCTTCTTTTACACCAGCGaaatcacactggtgagcgtcctttttcatgttctgagtgtgggaaaagtttttcaCACAAAAATATACTCGTTAATCACGAGAAAgttcacacaggcgagcgtccccattcatgttcagagtgcgggaaatttttCAGTCGAAAAGAACACCTTCTTTTACACCAGCGaaatcacactggtgagcgtcctttttcatgttctgagtgtgggaaaagtttttcaCACAAAAATGCACTCGTTAGTCACGAGAAAgttcacacaggcgagcgtccccattcatgttcagagtgcgggaaatgtttcactcagaaaggaggccttattagacaccagagaacacacacaggtgagcgtccctattcctgttcagagtgtgggaaatgttttagtgATAAAGGAAATCTTTCTCAgcaccagagatctcacacaggtgagcgtcctcattcctgttcagagtgcgggaaatgttttcatGAGAAAAATACACTTATTAGACACATGCAAATTCACACGGGTGTGCAACGTTTCTCAtgctccgagtgcgggaaatgttttactcaaAAAGAAAATTTTCTTATACACCAGAGaaatcacactggtgagcgtcctttttcatgttctgagtgcgggaaaagttttagtGGAAAAGGAGGCCTTGTTaagcaccagagagttcacacaggtgagcgtcctcattcatgttctgagtgcgggaaatgtttttctcaaAAAAAGTTGCTTCGTAGGCATCAGAGCGTTCATACAggcgagcgtccctattcatgttcagagtgcgggaaatgtttcactgagaaGGAACAACTTCTTatacatcagaaaattcacacgggtgagcgtccctattcctgttcagagtgtggaaaatgttttaatCGAAAAGGATACCTTGTTcagcaccagagagttcacacaggtGAGCAGCCCTTTTCatgtcccgagtgcgggaaatgttttcgaTTCAAGGGTTCGTTTGTTAGtcatcagagaactcacaccggCGAGCGTCCCTATTCTTGTTcagtgtgtgggaaatgtttcactgggAAAGGAAACCTTCTTCAGCACCAGAGGGTTCACATTG gtgagcgtctctTTTCGTgcttagagtgcgggaaatgtttcaataAGAAGGTACAACTGCAtacacaccagagaattcacacaggcgagcgtccttttccatgctccgagtgcgggaaatgtttcactcagagTGGAGAGCTTCTTAGACACAAGAtgactcacacaggtgagcgtccctattcgtgttcagagtgcgggaaatgtttcagtaAGAAAGTGAACCTAGTTactcaccagagaattcacacgggtgagcgtccttttccatgttctgagtgcgggaaacgcTTTCCAGCGAAAGGAGACCTTCTTATACATCAGAGAgttcacacaggcgagcgtcctttttcatgttcggagtgcgggaaatgttttactctTAAAGGAAACCTTCGtacacaccagagaattcacacaggggagcgtccttttacatgttcagagtgcgggaaatgtttcgctcAGAAAAGTTACCTTCTTAAccaccagagaactcacaccggtgagcgtcctttttcatgtttagagtgcgggcAATGTTACAGTAAGAAATCAAACCTACTTGTACACCAGAAgattcacacaggggagcgtccttttacatgttcagagtgcgggaaatgttttgctgaGAAAAGTTACCTTCTTAtccaccagagaactcacaccggtgagcgtcctttttcatgtttagagtgcgggaaatgttacagTAAGAAATCAAACCTACTTGCACACCAGAGAAAtcacacaggggagcgtccttttacatgttcagagtgcgggaagtgtttcactcAGAAAAGTTACCTTCTTatccaccagagaagtcacacgggtgagcgtcctttttcatgtttagagtgcgggaaatgttacagTAAGAAACCGACCCTACGtgcacaccagagagttcacacgggtgagcgtgcttatccatgttcagagtgcgggaaatgttttactgaTAAAGGAGGCCTTTGTCGACACCAGAAAACATCACACAGGTGA